In Mustela nigripes isolate SB6536 chromosome 2, MUSNIG.SB6536, whole genome shotgun sequence, a single window of DNA contains:
- the ICOSLG gene encoding ICOS ligand isoform X3: MRLRSPGLLLLLLGVLQAADAREQEVRALVGSDVQLSCVFPESTTFDLDDLYVYWQISAVGHPTTVTYYLSGNSSAGLEDNRYRDRAWLSPDSMRHGDFSLRLYNITPLDEQKFNCLVFRKSLQLQKILDVVVTLHVAANYSVPVVLAPRGPSEDAELTFTCTSVNGYPKPIVYWINKTDNSVLPEGLQNSTVVLNARGLYDVVSVLRIGWTPSASVGCCIGNVLLRQNLTGLCQTAETFTTPEPGNTGSHTDVRRREHGAVLSTLAVLGVVVAVAVATGWVCRSRCPRGFPTRCPAAKPEQTIPGASGCEDQGAGVHLTAPTNCV, from the exons ATGCGGCTGAGAAG TCCCGgactgctcctgctgctgctcggTGTCCTGCAAGCCG CGGATGCGCGAGAGCAGGAAGTCCGAGCGCTGGTGGGCAGCGACGTCCAGCTCAGCTGCGTCTTCCCCGAAAGCACCACTTTTGATCTAGACGACCTGTACGTGTACTGGCAAATCAGCGCCGTGGGCCACCCGACGACCGTGACCTACTACCTGTCGGGGAACAGCTCGGCGGGCCTCGAGGACAACCGCTACAGGGACAGGGCCTGGCTCTCGCCGGACAGCATGAGGCACGGCGACTTCTCCCTGCGTCTCTACAACATCACCCCCCTCGACGAACAGAAGTTCAACTGCCTGGTGTTTAGGAAATCCTTGCAGTTACAAAAGATCTTGGACGTGGTGGTGACACTGCACGTGGCAG CGAACTACAGCGTGCCGGTGGTCCTGGCCCCGCGGGGCCCCTCCGAGGACGCGGAGCTCACGTTCACGTGCACGTCCGTGAACGGCTACCCAAAGCCCATCGTGTACTGGATCAACAAGACGGACAACAGCGTGCTGCCCGAGGGCCTGCAGAACAGCACGGTCGTCCTGAACGCGCGCGGCTTGTACGACGTGGTCAGCGTCCTGCGCATCGGCTGGACGCCCAGCGCGAGCGTCGGCTGCTGCATCGGGAACGTCCTTCTGCGCCAAAACCTCACGGGCCTGTGCCAGACAG caGAAACGTTCACGACCCCCGAACCCGGCAACACAGGGAGCCACACGGACGTCCGCAGGAGGGAGCACGGGGCGGTGCTGAGCACCCTGGCCGTGCTGGGCGTGGtcgtggccgtggccgtggccaCTGGCTGGGTGTGTAGGAGCCGATGTCCCCGCGGGTTTCCAACCAG GTGCCCGGCCGCAAAGCCAGAGCAGACGATCCCTG GTGCCTCGGGCTGCGAGGACCAAGGGGCCGGTGTGCACTTGACAGCCCCAACAA actGTGTCTGA
- the ICOSLG gene encoding ICOS ligand isoform X2, whose amino-acid sequence MRLRSPGLLLLLLGVLQAADAREQEVRALVGSDVQLSCVFPESTTFDLDDLYVYWQISAVGHPTTVTYYLSGNSSAGLEDNRYRDRAWLSPDSMRHGDFSLRLYNITPLDEQKFNCLVFRKSLQLQKILDVVVTLHVAANYSVPVVLAPRGPSEDAELTFTCTSVNGYPKPIVYWINKTDNSVLPEGLQNSTVVLNARGLYDVVSVLRIGWTPSASVGCCIGNVLLRQNLTGLCQTAETFTTPEPGNTGSHTDVRRREHGAVLSTLAVLGVVVAVAVATGWVCRSRCPRGFPTRCPAAKPEQTIPDCV is encoded by the exons ATGCGGCTGAGAAG TCCCGgactgctcctgctgctgctcggTGTCCTGCAAGCCG CGGATGCGCGAGAGCAGGAAGTCCGAGCGCTGGTGGGCAGCGACGTCCAGCTCAGCTGCGTCTTCCCCGAAAGCACCACTTTTGATCTAGACGACCTGTACGTGTACTGGCAAATCAGCGCCGTGGGCCACCCGACGACCGTGACCTACTACCTGTCGGGGAACAGCTCGGCGGGCCTCGAGGACAACCGCTACAGGGACAGGGCCTGGCTCTCGCCGGACAGCATGAGGCACGGCGACTTCTCCCTGCGTCTCTACAACATCACCCCCCTCGACGAACAGAAGTTCAACTGCCTGGTGTTTAGGAAATCCTTGCAGTTACAAAAGATCTTGGACGTGGTGGTGACACTGCACGTGGCAG CGAACTACAGCGTGCCGGTGGTCCTGGCCCCGCGGGGCCCCTCCGAGGACGCGGAGCTCACGTTCACGTGCACGTCCGTGAACGGCTACCCAAAGCCCATCGTGTACTGGATCAACAAGACGGACAACAGCGTGCTGCCCGAGGGCCTGCAGAACAGCACGGTCGTCCTGAACGCGCGCGGCTTGTACGACGTGGTCAGCGTCCTGCGCATCGGCTGGACGCCCAGCGCGAGCGTCGGCTGCTGCATCGGGAACGTCCTTCTGCGCCAAAACCTCACGGGCCTGTGCCAGACAG caGAAACGTTCACGACCCCCGAACCCGGCAACACAGGGAGCCACACGGACGTCCGCAGGAGGGAGCACGGGGCGGTGCTGAGCACCCTGGCCGTGCTGGGCGTGGtcgtggccgtggccgtggccaCTGGCTGGGTGTGTAGGAGCCGATGTCCCCGCGGGTTTCCAACCAG GTGCCCGGCCGCAAAGCCAGAGCAGACGATCCCTG actGTGTCTGA
- the ICOSLG gene encoding ICOS ligand isoform X1: MRLRSPGLLLLLLGVLQAADAREQEVRALVGSDVQLSCVFPESTTFDLDDLYVYWQISAVGHPTTVTYYLSGNSSAGLEDNRYRDRAWLSPDSMRHGDFSLRLYNITPLDEQKFNCLVFRKSLQLQKILDVVVTLHVAANYSVPVVLAPRGPSEDAELTFTCTSVNGYPKPIVYWINKTDNSVLPEGLQNSTVVLNARGLYDVVSVLRIGWTPSASVGCCIGNVLLRQNLTGLCQTETFTTPEPGNTGSHTDVRRREHGAVLSTLAVLGVVVAVAVATGWVCRSRCPRGFPTRCPAAKPEQTIPGASGCEDQGAGVHLTAPTNCV; the protein is encoded by the exons ATGCGGCTGAGAAG TCCCGgactgctcctgctgctgctcggTGTCCTGCAAGCCG CGGATGCGCGAGAGCAGGAAGTCCGAGCGCTGGTGGGCAGCGACGTCCAGCTCAGCTGCGTCTTCCCCGAAAGCACCACTTTTGATCTAGACGACCTGTACGTGTACTGGCAAATCAGCGCCGTGGGCCACCCGACGACCGTGACCTACTACCTGTCGGGGAACAGCTCGGCGGGCCTCGAGGACAACCGCTACAGGGACAGGGCCTGGCTCTCGCCGGACAGCATGAGGCACGGCGACTTCTCCCTGCGTCTCTACAACATCACCCCCCTCGACGAACAGAAGTTCAACTGCCTGGTGTTTAGGAAATCCTTGCAGTTACAAAAGATCTTGGACGTGGTGGTGACACTGCACGTGGCAG CGAACTACAGCGTGCCGGTGGTCCTGGCCCCGCGGGGCCCCTCCGAGGACGCGGAGCTCACGTTCACGTGCACGTCCGTGAACGGCTACCCAAAGCCCATCGTGTACTGGATCAACAAGACGGACAACAGCGTGCTGCCCGAGGGCCTGCAGAACAGCACGGTCGTCCTGAACGCGCGCGGCTTGTACGACGTGGTCAGCGTCCTGCGCATCGGCTGGACGCCCAGCGCGAGCGTCGGCTGCTGCATCGGGAACGTCCTTCTGCGCCAAAACCTCACGGGCCTGTGCCAGACAG AAACGTTCACGACCCCCGAACCCGGCAACACAGGGAGCCACACGGACGTCCGCAGGAGGGAGCACGGGGCGGTGCTGAGCACCCTGGCCGTGCTGGGCGTGGtcgtggccgtggccgtggccaCTGGCTGGGTGTGTAGGAGCCGATGTCCCCGCGGGTTTCCAACCAG GTGCCCGGCCGCAAAGCCAGAGCAGACGATCCCTG GTGCCTCGGGCTGCGAGGACCAAGGGGCCGGTGTGCACTTGACAGCCCCAACAA actGTGTCTGA